In a genomic window of Brettanomyces nanus chromosome 1, complete sequence:
- the PMM1 gene encoding Phosphomannomutase 1 (BUSCO:EOG09343I67) — protein MSFEDRELPKTLCLFDVDGTLTPARLFVSPEMKETLRQLRKKCAIGFVGGSDLKKQLEQLGEDVLDNFDFCFSENGLTAYRLGKKLPSNSFIKWLGEEKYNRLAKFILKYLSEIDLPVRRGTFVEFRKGMVNVSPIGRNASTEERNDYEKFDLEHKVREKFVTALKKEFLGLGLTYSIGGQISFDVFPTGWDKTYCLNLVKDEGFDQIHFFGDKTYKGGNDWEIYSDERTIGHSVKCPEDTIKSVKRVFKL, from the coding sequence ATGTCGtttgaagatagagaaCTTCCAAAGACTTTATGTCTTTTTGACGTCGATGGTACGTTAACCCCGGCCAGATTGTTTGTGTCTCCTGAGATGAAAGAGACGTTGAGGCAGCTAAGGAAGAAATGTGCCATTGGATTTGTCGGAGGATCTGAtttaaagaagcagttggaACAATTAGGAGAAGATGTTTTAGACAATTTTGATTTCTGTTTCTCTGAGAATGGTCTCACTGCGTACAGACTGGGAAAGAAGCTTCCTTCTAACTCTTTTATCAAATGGTTaggtgaagaaaagtaCAACAGACTTGCTAAGTTCATTTTGAAATATCTCTCTGAGATCGACTTGCCTGTTAGAAGAGGAACCTTTGTCGAGTTTAGAAAAGGTATGGTTAACGTTTCTCCTATTGGTAGAAATGCCTCTACCGAGGAGAGAAACGACTACGAGAAGTTTGATTTGGAGCACAAGGTTAGAGAGAAGTTTGTGACCGcgttgaagaaggaattcTTGGGCTTGGGATTAACCTATTCCATTGGAGGCCAGATATCTTTTGACGTCTTTCCAACTGGATGGGATAAGACCTACTGTTTGAATCTTGTTAAAGATGAGGGctttgatcaaattcatttCTTCGGTGACAAGACCTACAAGGGAGGTAATGACTGGGAGATTTACTCTGATGAAAGAACTATTGGTCACTCTGTGAAGTGTCCCGAAGACACCATCAAGTCTGTGAAAAGGGTATTTAAGTTATAA
- a CDS encoding uncharacterized protein (EggNog:ENOG41) — translation MFAPGKLIRFRSNTLYSPCRLFHFSTRRLNEIPSGPNFDTHGFVAQLVKEGFTEKEAQSAVKIVTKSITDGIHRYASNLVTKETLNKLSYQQKVDFAKLKGELQMIDKSEFNLLRNEQERMRNDIEKMSTKFKEEINKSLSSVRLDLSLEKGRVREESSIYDLKIKETDTRINQEMYNLKVQIDSVKTTVMQWLFGVCTGTFALILAYVRLVS, via the coding sequence ATGTTCGCCCCAGGAAAACTGATCCGTTTCCGCTCTAATACACTCTACTCTCCGTGCAGActtttccatttctctACTCGTCGGCTGAATGAGATCCCCAGCGGTCCGAATTTTGATACGCACGGCTTTGTGGCTCAATTGGTGAAGGAAGGATTCACCGAAAAGGAGGCTCAATCAGCAGTTAAAATCGTCACAAAGTCAATTACTGATGGAATACATCGATATGCTTCTAATTTGGTTACAAAGGAAACCTTAAACAAGCTCTCATACCAGCAGAAAGTGGATTTTGCCAAGTTGAAAGGTGAGCTACAGATGATCGATAAGTCAGAATTCAACCTACTACGAAATGAACAGGAAAGAATGCGTAACGACATAGAAAAGATGAGTACCAAGTTCAAGGAAGAGATTAATAAGAGCTTGTCTTCGGTTCGTTTAGACCTATCTTTGGAGAAGGGCCGTGTCAGAGAGGAGTCTTCAATCTACGACTTGAAGATCAAGGAAACAGACACTCGAATCAACCAGGAGATGTATAATTTGAAGGTCCAAATCGATAGTGTGAAAACAACGGTGATGCAATGGCTCTTTGGTGTTTGTACAGGTACATTTGCTCTGATCTTAGCATACGTTAGGCTTGTTAGTTAG
- the NUO51 gene encoding NADH-ubiquinone oxidoreductase 51 kDa subunit, mitochondrial precursor yields MVCHCNKKGTKGVSKGVSKASTEVTSGSCKCDVASLITMFTAKPTVRCLGKRVLNYRIQLRRSLATAQTTPNRVHGGLKDKDRIFQNLYLQNSIKNHTESYDLKSAMKIGDWYKTKEIISKGDKWIIDEMKKSGLRGRGGAGFPSGLKWSFMNPPGWEKNEGPRYVVVNADEGEPGTCKDREILRKEPHKLVEGCLLAGRAMNATAAYIYIRGEFYIEGETLQNAINQAYAAGYLGKNACGSGYDFDVFVHRGMGAYVCGEETALIESLEGKQGKPRMKPPFPAGVGVFGRPSTVTNVETVAVASTILRRGGDWFASFGRERNHGTKLYCISGNVNEPCVVEEEMSISLKDIIEKHAGGVRGGWDNLQAVIPGGASTPILAEKDCQDMIMDYDSLRAAGSGFGTAAVTVFDKQADVIKGIQRLLAFYKHESCGQCTPCREGSSYLAKMMDRFSTGQANEKEIDQALELTYKVCGHTICAMGEAFSWPYQGLVKNFKPLLLDRIKQYKKEHGFTEEGLENGGWYHEVKVENGSVSGTPLPKDPLYH; encoded by the exons aTGGTTTGTCACTGCAACAAAAAAGGCACGAAGGGAGTTTCCAAGGGAGTTTCCAAGGCTTCTACTGAAGTTACTAGTGGCTCGTGCAAATGTG ACGTTGCTTCTTTAATCACCATGTTTACCGCAAAGCCAACAGTGCGATGCTTGGGTAAGCGAGTTTTGAATTATAGGATTCAATTGCGAAGATCCCTTGCTACAGCCCAGACTACACCCAACCGAGTGCACGGCGGATTGAAAGACAAGGATCGTATCTTCCAGAATTTGTATTTACAAAATTCCATTAAAAACCATACGGAGTCTTACGATTTAAAGAGTGCTATGAAGATTGGAGATTGGTATAAAACCAAGGAAATCATTTCAAAGGGCGATAAGTGGATAATTGAcgagatgaagaagtctgGACtcagaggaagaggaggtgCTGGATTTCCAAGTGGTTTGAAGTGGTCTTTCATGAATCCTCCAGGCTGGGAAAAAAATGAGGGTCCTCGTTATGTTGTGGTCAATGCCGATGAAGGTGAACCAGGTACGTGCAAGGATCGTGAGATCCTGAGAAAGGAGCCCCACAAATTGGTGGAGGGATGTTTGTTGGCGGGACGTGCCATGAACGCTACTGCCGCCTACATTTACATTAGAGGAGAGTTTTACATTGAGGGAGAGACATTACAAAATGCTATCAACCAAGCCTACGCTGCAGGATATTTGGGCAAGAATGCATGCGGTTCTGGTTACGACTTTGACGTGTTTGTTCATAGAGGTATGGGTGCTTACGTGTGTGGTGAGGAGACGGCTCTTATCGAATCACTTGAAGGAAAGCAGGGTAAACCAAGAATGAAACCTCCTTTTCCTGCAGGTGTCGGTGTTTTTGGAAGACCATCTACGGTGACAAACGTGGAGACTGTTGCTGTGGCTTCCACCATTCTAAGGAGAGGAGGAGACTGGTTTGCCTCTTTTGGTAGAGAGAGAAACCATGGTACCAAGCTATACTGCATATCTGGCAACGTGAATGAGCCCTGcgttgttgaagaagagatgtcaatttctttgaaggatattATTGAGAAGCACGCCGGTGGTGTGAGGGGAGGATGGGATAATTTGCAAGCTGTGATACCCGGGGGTGCTTCCACTCCTATTTTGGCTGAAAAAGACTGTCAGGATATGATTATGGACTACGATTCATTACGCGCAGCGGGATCCGGTTTTGGTACCGCTGCAGTGACTGTGTTTGACAAGCAGGCAGATGTAATCAAGGGTATTCAAAGATTGCTTGCCTTTTACAAGCATGAATCGTGTGGTCAGTGTACTCCATGTAGAGAGGGGTCGAGTTATTTGGCTAAGATGATGGACCGGTTCAGCACTGGACAGGCcaatgagaaagagattgacCAGGCTTTGGAGTTGACCTACAAAGTGTGCGGCCACACTATTTGTGCCATGGGTGAAGCCTTCAGTTGGCCGTACCAGGGATTAGTTAAGAACTTCAAGCCTTTGTTGTTGGACAGAATTAAGCAGTATAAGAAGGAGCATGGTTTTACCGAGGAAGGATTGGAGAACGGTGGTTGGTACCATGAAGTCAAGGTGGAGAATGGTAGTGTTTCTGGTACTCCGCTTCCAAAGGACCCGTTGTATCATTGA
- a CDS encoding uncharacterized protein (BUSCO:EOG093433UJ~EggNog:ENOG41) — protein MKFSRSVVFVALCVCCLAVFPKVEVDSGAYGSDLVTIQDNRPGTVHGVSAQDDLDSPDSQVSHDALHSFVLSISMIIVSEIGDKTFLVAAIMAMRYRRQQVFFAAFSALALMTILSGLLGHVLPTLLSRRVTQFCASLLFLIFGTKLLIDGLGTSKDLGVQGEMNEVEEEISAGNINNRGSEMENGVNIDLDMGSDQGAGFFEPSPVKQVMINFTERFKQISKYIFSPAWIQTFLMTFLGEWGDRSQIATIALAAGSDYIMVILGGVIGHGFCTGMAVIGGQYLASKISVRTVLLGGSVAFYLFALTYLYSAYYDIE, from the coding sequence ATGAAGTTCAGCCGATCAGTTGTATTTGTAGCACTTTGTGTTTGTTGCTTGGCTGTGTTTCCAAAAGTTGAGGTTGATTCCGGTGCTTATGGATCGGATTTGGTGACGATTCAGGATAATAGACCAGGAACTGTTCATGGGGTTTCTGCACAGGATGATTTGGATTCTCCAGACTCTCAGGTATCTCATGATGCCCTTCACTCGTTTGTTCTTAGTATCTCGATGATTATAGTGAGCGAGATCGGCGATAAGACATTTCTTGTGGCCGCTATTATGGCAATGAGATACCGTCGTCAACAGGTATTCTTTGCTGCATTCTCCGCACTTGCATTGATGACCATCCTCAGTGGTTTGCTTGGTCATGTTCTCCCCACGCTACTTTCTCGTCGTGTTACGCAGTTCTGtgcatctcttcttttcctaaTATTTGGAACTAAGCTTCTCATTGATGGATTGGGTACTTCGAAGGATCTTGGAGTTCAAGGAGAGATGAACGAGGTGGAGGAAGAGATTTCTGCTGGAAATATCAATAATCGTGGAAGTGAGATGGAAAATGGAGTTAATATCGACTTGGACATGGGCTCAGATCAAGGCGCAGGTTTTTTTGAACCGTCACCCGTCAAGCAGGTGATGATAAACTTTACTGAACGGTTCAAGCAGATTTCTAAATATATCTTTTCTCCAGCGTGGATCCAAACTTTCCTGATGACTTTCTTAGGAGAATGGGGAGATCGATCGCAGATCGCTACAATTGCTTTAGCGGCCGGTTCAGATTATATCATGGTAATTTTGGGAGGTGTCATTGGTCATGGTTTTTGTACTGGTATGGCAGTAATAGGAGGTCAATACTTAGCTTCGAAGATCTCTGTTCGAACGGTCCTTTTGGGTGGATCGGTGGCTTTTTACTTGTTTGCTTTGACCTACCTATATTCTGCCTACTATGATATCGagtaa
- a CDS encoding uncharacterized protein (BUSCO:EOG09343FMY), which yields MDHSKEVTQLVGQLGSLVKEAGYDEIYGYQIDPTGEFYDDATIEKLVYKLLKAYKFELQDTKKHIIEILKWRRKFDPLSAAFLEKHAPKFDKIGALTLNPDGASGQKVVTWNFYGTIDDPQDVFGHVNEFIRWRVGLMEQALNMLDLNDADNDYMVQVHDYKGASLFSMTGDAKKASTSIIRLFGDYYPEVLSKKFFVNVPALMSFLFNAFKSFVAEATRRKLVMMRNGSELSEYLKGSGVPKIYGGSSGKPLDELKLVFDKSKIKLPAYVSYLLETKIANQVD from the coding sequence ATGGATCATTCGAAAGAAGTTACCCAATTAGTTGGCCAGCTTGGAAGCCttgtcaaagaagctgGTTATGATGAAATCTACGGGTATCAAATAGACCCAACCGGAGAATTCTATGACGATGCCACTATTGAAAAATTAGTATATAAATTGCTTAAAGCCTACAAATTTGAATTACAAGACACGAAGAAGCACATCATAGAAATATTGAAATGGAGACGCAAATTTGACCCGTTGAGTGCTGCCTTCCTTGAGAAGCATGCCCCAAAGTTCGACAAGATCGGTGCATTGACGTTAAATCCAGATGGAGCTTCTGGCCAAAAAGTGGTCACGTGGAATTTCTATGGAACCATCGATGATCCTCAGGACGTATTTGGTCATGTGAATGAGTTTATTCGATGGAGAGTTGGATTAATGGAACAGGCTTTGAATATGTTGGACTTGAATGATGCTGACAACGATTATATGGTTCAAGTTCATGACTATAAAGGAGCTTCTTTATTTAGTATGACTGGAGATGCTAAAAAAGCTTCCACGAGCATCATCAGGTTGTTTGGGGATTATTACCCAGAGGTTCTCTCAAAAAAGTTCTTTGTCAATGTTCCTGCGTTGATGAGTTTTCTATTTAATGCATTCAAGTCGTTTGTGGCCGAAGCTACGAGGAGGAAGTTAGTCATGATGCGAAACGGTAGTGAATTAAGTGAATATTTAAAGGGTTCTGGTGTTCCAAAAATTTACGGAGGAAGTTCTGGAAAACCATTAGACGAGCTTAAACTGGTGTTTGACAAAAGTAAAATCAAACTACCTGCCTATGTTAGTTATTTGTTGGAGACTAAGATAGCTAATCAAGTTGATTGA